TTGAAGAGCCGTTCAACTGGTTCACGGCCCTGTGGGACGGCGTGCCTGTGCTTGACAGGGGAAACTTCTTTGAGCAGGACTATACGTTGTATTCCTTCACCGTACAGGCAGCATCAACCGGATCCCTGCTCACCTTCGGCCTCTTCGATTCACAGTCGTTCATCAACCTTGATGACGTCTCGGTGACGGGTCCCGATGTTCCGCCTTCTGCGGTGCCTGAGCCGGGCACTATAGTGCTGCTTGGAGCAGGGCTGGGCGGCATCATCGTAGCACGCAGGATATCCAGGGCGTAGCAGAAAGATAAAGAGCAGGACTACTTCAATTTTAAAAAAGAGGAGAAAAGAGATGAGGAAGATGGGAGTACTCAGTGTATTAATTTTTTGTATGATCTTTATGGCAGTGCAGAGTGCATCGGCTGAAGCGGTGGTCAAGCAGCTCTATTACCAGAAGAAGCTGACGACAGCGCCGGCAGGCAGCACAACTTCAACGCCGGTGAACTTCACCTTCAGCCTCTGGGATGATCCGGCAGCGGGGACCAGTGTATGGGAGGAGACCAAGGCCATTTCAGTGACGAGCACGACACGTCTGATCAGCACGTATCTGGGGGACACGGTTTCTTTTGATTCACGGCTGGTGGATTTCTCCGAGCAGCTGTGGGTGCAGGTGCAGGACAGTAGTGGAGCGGTGATCGGGACAAGAGAGAGGCTGGGGGTCGTGCCGTATGCCCTGTTCAGTGCAACGAGCGATGTGCCGGGAGTGCCGGGGCCGCAGGGAGAGCCCGGACCGATGGGACCCCAGGGTATACGAGGTATACAGGGTGAGACAGGACCCGTGGGGCCTCAAGGACTCAAAGGTGATACCGGTTTGACTGGAGCCACTGGTCCGCAGGGACCCAAAGGAGATACCGGACCTCAAGGACCGCAAGGCATACAGGGAGTAAAGGGAGATAAAGGCGATACAGGAGCACAGGGAATACAGGGTCCAAAAGGTGATACCGGGGCAACAGGTGCAACAGGTCCTCAAGGAGTAGCAGGACCGATTGGACCAAAGGGTGATACCGGTGCGACCGGAGCAGTTGGGCCACAAGGTCCGAAGGGACTGACCGGTGATACCGGTCCTCAAGGCCCTATTGGTTTGACTGGCCCGCAGGGACCGGCTGGCTTCGTAACCTTGCCCTATGCGGCGACTGCAAACACAGTTTCCACTGCCTTTTGGCTTAGCAATAACTCCGGGCATGTAATACGGGGGGAATCTACCAATTATACTGCAATATATGGGTCATCCACCAATTATATAGGTGTGGGAGGCAGTACTACAGATGGGTACGGTGTATATGGCTATGCGAGTGGATCAGGCCTTGCAGGATACTTCATTGGCAATACCAGTGTGTATGGTGAGCAGACGGTATCCGGCAATATCACCTCGCAGGGGACAATCACGGGGAAAACTTTCAGCGGCGATGGATCGGGGCTCAGCAAGGTAAACGCCGAAACCCTTGATGGTCAGCACGCAAGCGACATTATTAACGCTGCGGCGGATGAGAAGAGAACGGCGATCACCTCATTGCCCTACACCATCAGCACGTCCGGCTCATACTATCTTACCGGCAATCTCACCTCCACAGGAAAAGGCATCACGGTGAATGCAGACAACGTGACCATAGACTTCAACGGCTTCACCATCACCGGCCCCGGCAAGACGTCGGGTTACTACGCAAGCTGGTACGGCATCAGTATGGGGGGAAGCAACATAGAAGTCAGAAACGGCACCGTCAGGAGTTTTCGAGGTTCCGGAATCTCTGGTTCTACTGGAAAAGGAAACAGAATCATAAGCATGAGGGTTATGGAAAATGCTGGAAACGGTATTATACAAGGCAACAATGTTCTTGTACGTGACTGCTCTGCATACAATAATGACGCTCATGGCATACGTGTCGATGGCGGCTCAACGGTAAGCGGCAATACTGCATCCGATAATGGGTATAGCGGCATATATGCCTCAGGCTCAACGATAATCGGCAATGCGGCAGACGGTAACCAGAGCCATGGCATAGAGGCAGAAGACAGTTTAGTGAAGAACAATTCTGCTCGCTCTAACGGCCAAGATGGCATTCATTTTATTAACTATGGCCGTTGCCTCGTGGATGGGAATTTCGCCCTTGGCAATAGCCAATCCGGCCCCGGTGCAGGCCTGAACATGGGCACATGTACATTCTGCACCCCCGGTCTCAACCATGCACCCTAAGCGGAAAAAGAGAACATGAAGCTGGTTTTATTGCTCATGCTTGTGATCCACCTTCTTCCACGGAACGCAAGGGCCGAGTTCAGAGGGTACACGGTAGCAGGGGACTCGATGTCCCCTGCCCTTGTATCCGGAGACAAGGTAGTCGTCGACACCGACCTGAAAGGTCCGGTGCAGCGCGGCGACCTTGTAGCAATTGGCTTCAGCACCTCATCGACTCCCATGGTGAAGCGGGTGGCTGCTGTCCCGGGAGACAGGATTGAATTCAGGGACAACGCCGTATGGGTAAACGGGCGGAAGGTCCGCGAGATCGACCGGCAGCGGTGGCAATCGACCATCAAGCAGATCGAATTTCATGGCCATCGGATACCCGAGCAGCACTATCTCATACTGGGCGACAACCCCCGCAACAGCAGAGACAGCGGCAGGCTCGGCCTCATCTCCGCTGACCGCCTCAAGGGCAGGGTTGTCAAGGTGAGGAAGGCTGAGGGAGCACAGTGAATGCCCTCTGGACGCACACGTCGGAAAGTTCTGCTCTCTCGGCAGGAATTACCGATTTTGCTCTGTATCCAGTATCGCCTTGATCAGGTCCCCCAAGCCTGTAAATCTCACCTGTATGCTGTCATACTGCCGGGAAAAAGCCCTCTGGACATCGGAGGCGACTACAAAGTTGCTCCCCTTCGGATACTGCCTTCTGAAGGCCTTGAGATTTGTCACATCAAAGTCGGATGCCGACCACTTGCATTCAATGGCGACCGGCTCGGATTTGCGCCGTGCCAGCACAAAATCCACCTCGTGGCCGCGTTTATCTCTCCAGTAGAAAATGCTGCGGGATTGCGTCTGTGCATGCATTTCGTTCAGAACAAAATGCTCCCACAGCGTACCAAAGTCATCATTGCGCAACTCATGCCATCCCCGTGAATAGCACATGAAGCCGGTATCGAAGGCATACACTTTGGGCGCCGAGATGATTTCCGCAGGGCGATGGGAGCTGAACGGGCGTATTACATGGACGACAAAAGTCGCTTCGAGGACGGCCAGGTAATTGGATATGGTCGTCCGGCTGACTTCGCAGGGACGGGCAAAAGCGGTCGCCTCAAAGATCCCCCCGCTTTGGACCATGAGCAGCTCTGCAAATTTCAGAAACGAGTGCCTCCGCTCAAGCCGGAACAACTCCTGGATGTCTTTTGCCCAGTACGCCTCCATCCATTCCTGGAAATCACGTTCGGGTATCTTTTCCTCCAAAAAAAACGGCGGGAGGCCGCCGTGCAAAAAACGGCGCGCGAGCTCAGTACGGCCGAAATCAGTGAGATCTGCAGAAACCATAGGTGTCAGCCATAGCTCATATTTTCTGCCGGCCAGGGTATCCTTGAACTTTGCCGAAGCGCCGAGCGTGGACGACCCTGTAGCCAGTATCTTCGTGCCGGGATAATGGTCTGCTGCGATTTTCAGGATTTCGGAGGGGTTGTCAAGGCGGTGGACTTCATCCAGCACGAGCGTACGCCCCTTGACATCGTCCAGGAACGATTGCGGATCCTCCATCATACGCCGGACCCTCGGCAGCTCGCAGTCGAAATACTCGATGTGGGGGAAGCTCTGGCAAAGCATGGTTTTGCCGGCACGGCGGACGCCGGAAAGCCAGAGGATTGGCCGCTCTCTTAATCCCTTTTTTATTCTCTCAAGCCAAAAGCGCCTTTGTACCATATGCAATGATACTAGCATATAGTGATACTAATTGAAAAGATACTTGCA
The genomic region above belongs to Nitrospirota bacterium and contains:
- a CDS encoding ATP-binding protein, with product MLVSLHMVQRRFWLERIKKGLRERPILWLSGVRRAGKTMLCQSFPHIEYFDCELPRVRRMMEDPQSFLDDVKGRTLVLDEVHRLDNPSEILKIAADHYPGTKILATGSSTLGASAKFKDTLAGRKYELWLTPMVSADLTDFGRTELARRFLHGGLPPFFLEEKIPERDFQEWMEAYWAKDIQELFRLERRHSFLKFAELLMVQSGGIFEATAFARPCEVSRTTISNYLAVLEATFVVHVIRPFSSHRPAEIISAPKVYAFDTGFMCYSRGWHELRNDDFGTLWEHFVLNEMHAQTQSRSIFYWRDKRGHEVDFVLARRKSEPVAIECKWSASDFDVTNLKAFRRQYPKGSNFVVASDVQRAFSRQYDSIQVRFTGLGDLIKAILDTEQNR
- the lepB gene encoding signal peptidase I — its product is MKLVLLLMLVIHLLPRNARAEFRGYTVAGDSMSPALVSGDKVVVDTDLKGPVQRGDLVAIGFSTSSTPMVKRVAAVPGDRIEFRDNAVWVNGRKVREIDRQRWQSTIKQIEFHGHRIPEQHYLILGDNPRNSRDSGRLGLISADRLKGRVVKVRKAEGAQ
- a CDS encoding right-handed parallel beta-helix repeat-containing protein; translation: MRKMGVLSVLIFCMIFMAVQSASAEAVVKQLYYQKKLTTAPAGSTTSTPVNFTFSLWDDPAAGTSVWEETKAISVTSTTRLISTYLGDTVSFDSRLVDFSEQLWVQVQDSSGAVIGTRERLGVVPYALFSATSDVPGVPGPQGEPGPMGPQGIRGIQGETGPVGPQGLKGDTGLTGATGPQGPKGDTGPQGPQGIQGVKGDKGDTGAQGIQGPKGDTGATGATGPQGVAGPIGPKGDTGATGAVGPQGPKGLTGDTGPQGPIGLTGPQGPAGFVTLPYAATANTVSTAFWLSNNSGHVIRGESTNYTAIYGSSTNYIGVGGSTTDGYGVYGYASGSGLAGYFIGNTSVYGEQTVSGNITSQGTITGKTFSGDGSGLSKVNAETLDGQHASDIINAAADEKRTAITSLPYTISTSGSYYLTGNLTSTGKGITVNADNVTIDFNGFTITGPGKTSGYYASWYGISMGGSNIEVRNGTVRSFRGSGISGSTGKGNRIISMRVMENAGNGIIQGNNVLVRDCSAYNNDAHGIRVDGGSTVSGNTASDNGYSGIYASGSTIIGNAADGNQSHGIEAEDSLVKNNSARSNGQDGIHFINYGRCLVDGNFALGNSQSGPGAGLNMGTCTFCTPGLNHAP